From the Bdellovibrio reynosensis genome, one window contains:
- a CDS encoding 2,3,4,5-tetrahydropyridine-2,6-dicarboxylate N-succinyltransferase, with the protein MQNDVNQIYTDVQNGKTVDQLNTNELKYVLEVIEGLDAGRLRVAEKTANGWVTNDWIKKAILLYFRIQKMDVMKAGDFTYWDKIPVKQWSEENGVRVVPHALARKGCFIEKGAILMPSYVNIGAYVGSGTMVDTWATVGSCAQIGRNVHLSGGVGIGGVLEPVQASPVIVEDNAFIGSRCIVVEGAVIEEGAVLGAGVTITASTKIIDVTSSSPVEYKGRVPSNCVVIPGTQMKDFAAGTYGVPCALIIGKRKPSTDLKTSLTDALRDYQVSV; encoded by the coding sequence ATGCAAAACGATGTAAATCAAATTTATACAGACGTTCAAAATGGCAAAACCGTTGATCAACTTAATACCAACGAACTTAAATACGTTCTTGAAGTGATCGAAGGTCTTGATGCAGGCCGCTTGCGTGTTGCTGAAAAAACGGCAAACGGTTGGGTCACAAACGACTGGATTAAAAAAGCCATCCTACTTTATTTCCGCATCCAAAAAATGGACGTGATGAAAGCCGGAGATTTTACTTATTGGGATAAAATTCCAGTAAAACAATGGAGCGAAGAAAACGGTGTTCGCGTTGTTCCCCACGCCTTAGCAAGAAAAGGTTGCTTCATTGAAAAAGGCGCGATCTTAATGCCTTCATACGTGAACATCGGTGCTTATGTTGGTTCTGGAACAATGGTTGATACTTGGGCCACTGTAGGCTCTTGTGCTCAGATCGGTAGAAACGTGCATCTTTCTGGTGGCGTCGGCATTGGCGGAGTCCTAGAACCGGTCCAGGCGTCCCCTGTCATCGTTGAAGACAATGCTTTCATCGGCAGTCGCTGTATCGTGGTTGAAGGTGCAGTGATCGAAGAAGGTGCCGTATTAGGCGCAGGTGTGACTATCACAGCTTCTACAAAAATCATTGATGTGACAAGTTCTTCACCAGTTGAATACAAAGGTCGCGTGCCTTCAAACTGTGTCGTCATTCCTGGTACACAAATGAAAGATTTTGCTGCTGGCACTTACGGAGTTCCATGCGCATTGATCATTGGTAAAAGAAAACCAAGCACTGATCTAAAGACATCTTTGACGGATGCTCTACGTGACTATCAAGTGAGCGTTTAA